From a single Georhizobium profundi genomic region:
- a CDS encoding HupE/UreJ family protein, which produces MIVFKRGVAAAFFTVLASSAYAHHPMGGETPSTFSAGLLSGIGHPIIGLDHLAFIIAVGIAATLTRHRFAMPLFFIGATVLGTLVHLAALGLPFVEVMVALSVAVLGIMLLSGRAYAPAAYAAVFALAGLFHGHAYGEAVFGAETTPVLAYLAGFAATQYLIAIGAGLAATALFATGRTADNVALRISGGVVAGVGALLVGEHLLAAIGLA; this is translated from the coding sequence ATGATCGTCTTCAAGCGCGGCGTAGCAGCCGCATTCTTTACTGTGCTTGCCTCGTCTGCCTACGCCCATCATCCAATGGGCGGCGAGACGCCCTCAACCTTCTCTGCAGGTCTTTTGTCCGGCATCGGGCATCCGATCATCGGGCTCGACCATCTGGCGTTCATCATCGCCGTCGGTATTGCGGCCACGCTCACGCGCCATCGCTTTGCCATGCCGCTTTTCTTCATCGGCGCGACTGTTCTCGGCACGCTTGTTCACCTCGCAGCGCTGGGTCTCCCTTTCGTGGAAGTCATGGTCGCGCTGTCGGTCGCGGTGCTCGGCATCATGCTGCTTTCGGGCCGCGCTTATGCTCCGGCCGCCTACGCTGCCGTCTTTGCGCTGGCCGGCCTGTTTCATGGTCACGCCTATGGCGAAGCCGTGTTCGGAGCCGAGACGACACCGGTGCTCGCCTATCTCGCCGGCTTTGCAGCCACGCAGTACCTGATCGCGATCGGTGCTGGCCTCGCCGCGACGGCACTGTTCGCCACCGGCCGGACTGCCGACAACGTCGCCTTGCGGATCTCGGGCGGCGTCGTTGCAGGCGTCGGTGCCTTGCTCGTCGGCGAGCATCTGCTTGCCGCCATCGGTCTTGCCTGA
- the cobU gene encoding bifunctional adenosylcobinamide kinase/adenosylcobinamide-phosphate guanylyltransferase, with the protein MAEQRNGAVFVLGGARSGKSAYAEKLARETGLPRHYVATAQAFDDEMRARIARHRVDRGADWVTHDCPLSLTGVLREHIRPDRVVLVDCLTLWVTNLMMEEQGDAAMDAAFDDLVSLLASPPGRVILVSNEVGLGIVPENSMARAFRDHAGRLHQKIAAVAGEVYFVAAGLPLKMKG; encoded by the coding sequence ATGGCGGAACAGCGCAACGGGGCGGTCTTCGTCCTTGGCGGAGCCCGCTCCGGCAAATCGGCCTATGCCGAAAAGCTGGCGCGGGAAACCGGCCTTCCGCGCCACTACGTCGCGACGGCGCAGGCCTTCGACGACGAGATGCGGGCGAGGATCGCGCGGCACAGGGTCGATCGTGGCGCGGACTGGGTAACCCATGATTGCCCGCTTTCGCTCACCGGGGTCCTGCGCGAGCACATCCGGCCGGACCGCGTCGTGCTGGTGGATTGCCTGACGCTTTGGGTCACCAATCTGATGATGGAGGAGCAGGGCGATGCCGCGATGGACGCTGCTTTCGACGATCTCGTCTCGCTCCTCGCCAGCCCGCCCGGTCGCGTGATCCTCGTCTCCAACGAGGTCGGCCTCGGCATCGTGCCGGAAAATTCCATGGCGCGCGCCTTTCGCGATCACGCAGGGCGCCTGCACCAGAAAATCGCTGCGGTCGCAGGCGAAGTCTACTTCGTCGCCGCCGGCCTGCCGCTCAAAATGAAGGGTTAG
- the cobW gene encoding cobalamin biosynthesis protein CobW has product MQSKIPATVITGFLGAGKTTIIRNLLMNAQGRRIALIINEFGDLGVDGDVLKGCGAETCSEDDIVELTNGCICCTVADDFIPTMEKLLERDRLPDHIVIETSGLALPQPLVNAFNWPGIKERVTVDGVVTVVDSAAVAAGRFADDEDRVDALRAADESLDHESPLEELFEDQLTAADLIILNKSDLVDAAGLSAVRNDVAARTSRKPQMIEASGGEVSAAVLLGLGVGTESDIANRRSHHEIEHENGEEHDHDDFESFVVDLGGVAAPDRFSKALRDIIATHDILRLKGFADVAGKPMRLVVQAVGSRVDSYFDRAWKPGEERGTRLVVIGLHDGLDEAAITAALQDAAR; this is encoded by the coding sequence ATGCAATCGAAGATACCGGCAACGGTGATCACCGGCTTTCTCGGCGCCGGCAAGACGACGATCATTCGCAACCTGCTGATGAACGCGCAAGGCCGCCGCATCGCGCTTATCATCAATGAATTCGGCGATCTGGGCGTCGATGGCGACGTGCTCAAGGGCTGCGGTGCAGAAACCTGTAGCGAAGACGACATCGTGGAACTGACAAATGGCTGCATCTGCTGCACGGTCGCCGACGATTTCATCCCGACGATGGAAAAGCTTCTGGAACGGGACCGGCTGCCGGATCACATCGTCATCGAAACCTCCGGCCTCGCGCTGCCGCAACCGCTCGTCAATGCCTTCAACTGGCCGGGCATCAAGGAGCGGGTGACGGTCGATGGCGTCGTCACCGTCGTCGACAGCGCAGCGGTTGCAGCCGGGCGCTTCGCCGATGACGAGGACCGCGTCGATGCGCTCCGTGCCGCCGACGAGAGCCTCGATCACGAAAGCCCGCTGGAGGAGCTTTTCGAGGATCAACTGACTGCGGCCGACCTCATCATCCTGAACAAAAGCGATCTCGTCGATGCGGCGGGTCTCAGCGCTGTGCGCAACGATGTGGCGGCGCGCACCAGCCGCAAGCCGCAGATGATCGAAGCATCCGGTGGCGAGGTATCGGCGGCTGTCCTGCTCGGTCTCGGCGTCGGCACCGAAAGCGATATCGCCAATCGCCGATCCCATCACGAGATCGAGCATGAGAATGGCGAGGAGCACGATCACGACGATTTCGAAAGCTTCGTCGTCGATCTGGGCGGTGTCGCTGCACCCGATCGCTTTTCGAAAGCGCTGAGGGACATCATCGCCACCCACGACATTTTGCGGCTCAAAGGCTTCGCAGATGTCGCAGGTAAGCCCATGCGGCTTGTGGTGCAGGCGGTCGGGAGCCGCGTCGACAGCTATTTCGACCGCGCCTGGAAGCCAGGAGAGGAGCGCGGGACACGCCTCGTCGTGATCGGACTTCACGATGGACTCGACGAGGCGGCGATCACCGCAGCCCTGCAGGATGCCGCGCGATGA
- the cobN gene encoding cobaltochelatase subunit CobN → MHLLLSQKGSIADADEAIDLGQTPGDILFLSAADTELAAIASAKAAGGASHRSVRVASLMTLKHPMSVDTYIERTARHARLIIVRALGGASYFAYVLDALLATAAREGIALVVLPGDDKADPGLDRYSTVAPADRNALWAFLSEGGADNARGLLDYAAAMVDGAPRPGEAVPLMRAGVWLAPVSPYPEPVEGTGKRGIAAIVFYRALVQSGQTAPVKALVDALAARGFAVTPLYVSSLKDPVSIAAVERSFAEAPPDVVINATGFAVSAPGGETKGTVLESTGAPVLQVVFSGSARSAWEASAQGLSARDLAMHVALPEVDGRVLSRAVSFKSAERYDETVEANIVAHEPLADRIDFVADLAVNWARLRRTAPSDRRVAIVLANYPNRDGRLGNGVGLDTPAGTIEVLKAMQGAGYVVDDLPADGDALITALMAGPTNAAVDAREIRETMALNDYKAFFATLPASIQEEVVARWGALEQGPFILGDRFALPLMRFGETVVGIQPARGYNIDPKETYHAPDLVPPHGYIAFYAWLLTVYGAHAIVHMGKHGNLEWLPGKALALSDRCYPEAVFGPTPHVYPFIVNDPGEGTQAKRRSSAVIIDHLTPPLTRAESYGPLKDLEALVDEYYQALGTDPRRIRLLKRQILDLVRDIGLDHDAGIANGDGDDAALEKLDAYLCDLKEMQIRDGLHVFGVAPEGRLLTDLTVALARVPRAQGEGGDQSLQRAIALDAVLEFDPLDCDMAEVWKGSKPTILADLTPDPWRTAGDTVERIELLAARLVRGEVNCLADWTATRAVLQELETRLKPSIVASGPAEIAGTLAALDGRFVPPGPSGAPTRGRPDVLPTGRNFYSVDSRAVPTPAAWELGRKSAELLITRYAQDHGDWPTSLGITAWGTSNMRTGGDDIAQALALIGVKPVWDHASRRVTGYEIIPPAMLGRPRVDVTLRISGFFRDAFPDQIALFDKAVRAVGALDEDAAENPIASRMRAEAEALKAQGMEEKAAMKRAGYRVFGSKPGAYGAGLQALIDEKGWAERADLAEAYLVWGSYAYGAQAEGIAERGLFEERLGTVEAVVQNQDNREHDLLDSDDYYQFEGGMTAAVEALKGARPAVYHNDHSRPEKPVIRSLEEEIGRVVRARVVNPKWIAGVMRHGYKGAFEIAATVDYMFAFAATTGAVRDHHFELAYHAFLVDEDVRDFMREKNAEALKETSARFMEAIDRGMWTPKSNSAKFDLAKLMEGAS, encoded by the coding sequence ATGCACCTCCTTTTGAGCCAGAAGGGATCGATCGCCGACGCAGACGAGGCGATCGATCTCGGCCAGACGCCGGGCGACATCCTGTTCCTGTCGGCTGCCGATACGGAGCTGGCGGCAATCGCTTCTGCCAAGGCCGCCGGCGGGGCCTCTCACCGCTCGGTCCGCGTCGCCAGCCTCATGACGCTGAAGCATCCGATGTCGGTCGATACCTATATAGAGCGCACGGCGCGCCATGCGCGGCTGATCATCGTGCGCGCGCTCGGCGGCGCCAGCTATTTCGCCTATGTGCTCGATGCACTGCTGGCGACGGCGGCGCGCGAGGGCATCGCGCTCGTTGTTCTGCCGGGTGACGACAAAGCTGATCCCGGTCTCGATCGCTATTCGACCGTTGCCCCGGCGGACCGGAACGCGCTCTGGGCGTTCCTCAGTGAAGGCGGAGCCGATAACGCACGCGGCTTGCTCGATTACGCCGCAGCGATGGTGGATGGTGCGCCGAGACCGGGCGAGGCGGTTCCGCTCATGCGTGCGGGGGTGTGGCTGGCTCCGGTCTCCCCGTATCCCGAGCCTGTCGAGGGGACAGGGAAACGGGGCATCGCGGCCATCGTATTTTACCGCGCACTTGTCCAAAGCGGGCAGACGGCGCCGGTGAAAGCCTTGGTCGACGCGCTGGCAGCTCGAGGCTTCGCCGTCACGCCGCTTTACGTCTCCAGCCTCAAAGACCCCGTTTCGATCGCTGCCGTCGAACGAAGCTTTGCCGAGGCGCCGCCGGACGTCGTCATTAATGCCACCGGTTTCGCCGTCTCGGCGCCGGGCGGTGAAACCAAAGGGACCGTGCTGGAATCAACCGGCGCCCCGGTGCTTCAGGTGGTGTTCTCCGGGTCGGCGCGATCTGCGTGGGAAGCGTCGGCGCAAGGGCTGTCGGCACGCGATCTTGCAATGCATGTGGCGTTGCCTGAAGTAGACGGGCGGGTCCTGTCGCGTGCCGTCTCGTTCAAATCGGCCGAGCGGTACGATGAGACGGTCGAGGCGAATATCGTCGCGCACGAGCCTTTGGCAGACCGCATCGATTTTGTGGCCGACCTTGCTGTGAACTGGGCGCGCTTGCGCCGAACTGCACCCTCCGACCGCCGCGTCGCGATCGTGCTCGCCAATTATCCGAACCGTGACGGGCGGCTGGGCAACGGCGTCGGCCTGGATACGCCGGCCGGCACCATCGAAGTGCTGAAGGCGATGCAAGGCGCGGGCTATGTGGTCGACGATCTGCCTGCCGATGGCGATGCGTTGATCACCGCGCTGATGGCCGGGCCGACCAATGCCGCCGTCGATGCCCGCGAAATTCGCGAGACGATGGCGCTCAATGATTACAAGGCGTTCTTCGCAACACTTCCCGCATCGATTCAGGAAGAGGTGGTCGCCCGCTGGGGTGCACTGGAGCAGGGCCCGTTCATCCTTGGCGACCGCTTCGCGCTGCCGCTGATGCGGTTCGGCGAGACGGTCGTCGGCATCCAGCCTGCGCGCGGCTATAACATCGATCCGAAGGAAACCTACCACGCGCCCGATCTCGTGCCGCCGCATGGATACATCGCCTTCTATGCCTGGCTGCTTACGGTCTATGGCGCCCATGCCATCGTCCACATGGGAAAGCACGGCAATCTCGAATGGCTGCCCGGCAAGGCGCTGGCGCTTTCGGACCGGTGCTATCCGGAAGCCGTGTTCGGGCCGACGCCCCATGTCTACCCGTTCATCGTCAATGATCCAGGCGAGGGGACGCAGGCCAAGCGCCGCTCGTCTGCGGTGATCATCGATCATCTGACCCCGCCGCTGACGCGCGCCGAGAGTTACGGGCCGTTGAAGGATCTGGAGGCGCTGGTCGACGAATATTACCAGGCGCTCGGCACCGATCCACGCCGGATCAGGCTTCTCAAACGCCAGATTCTCGATCTCGTACGCGATATCGGCCTCGACCATGACGCCGGCATCGCAAACGGCGACGGCGACGACGCGGCGCTGGAAAAGCTCGACGCCTATCTGTGCGACCTGAAGGAAATGCAGATCCGGGATGGGCTGCATGTGTTTGGCGTCGCGCCTGAGGGTCGGCTTTTGACGGACCTGACGGTTGCTCTGGCGCGCGTGCCACGCGCTCAGGGTGAAGGCGGTGATCAAAGCCTGCAGCGGGCGATCGCGTTGGATGCTGTTCTCGAATTCGACCCGCTCGATTGCGACATGGCCGAAGTCTGGAAAGGCTCGAAGCCAACAATTCTTGCCGATCTAACGCCCGATCCCTGGCGCACCGCCGGCGATACCGTCGAGCGCATCGAGCTACTGGCGGCGAGGCTCGTGCGCGGTGAAGTCAACTGCCTGGCCGATTGGACGGCGACCCGAGCCGTTCTTCAGGAGCTCGAGACAAGATTGAAGCCGTCCATTGTCGCATCGGGGCCGGCCGAAATCGCCGGCACGCTTGCGGCGCTTGACGGGCGGTTCGTGCCGCCCGGACCATCCGGAGCGCCGACGCGGGGACGGCCGGACGTTCTGCCGACCGGGCGAAACTTCTATTCGGTCGACAGCCGCGCCGTGCCGACGCCGGCCGCCTGGGAGCTTGGCCGCAAGTCGGCGGAGCTCCTGATCACGCGCTATGCGCAGGACCATGGCGATTGGCCGACCTCGCTCGGCATCACCGCCTGGGGCACGTCCAACATGCGCACTGGCGGCGACGACATTGCCCAGGCGCTGGCGCTCATCGGCGTGAAACCCGTGTGGGACCACGCGTCGCGCCGAGTAACCGGCTACGAGATCATTCCACCGGCGATGCTCGGGCGGCCGCGGGTCGATGTGACGCTCAGGATCTCCGGCTTCTTCCGTGATGCGTTTCCTGACCAGATCGCGCTCTTCGACAAGGCGGTCCGCGCGGTGGGCGCTTTGGATGAGGATGCGGCGGAGAACCCTATCGCGAGCCGGATGCGGGCCGAAGCCGAGGCTCTGAAGGCGCAGGGGATGGAGGAGAAAGCCGCGATGAAGCGCGCCGGCTATCGTGTCTTCGGGTCGAAACCCGGTGCCTATGGCGCGGGGCTGCAAGCGCTCATCGACGAAAAAGGCTGGGCGGAGCGTGCCGATCTCGCCGAAGCCTATCTCGTCTGGGGCTCTTATGCCTATGGGGCGCAGGCCGAAGGCATCGCGGAACGCGGCCTCTTCGAAGAGCGGCTCGGGACGGTGGAGGCGGTTGTCCAGAACCAGGACAACCGCGAGCACGACCTGCTCGATTCGGACGATTACTACCAGTTCGAAGGCGGGATGACGGCGGCGGTCGAAGCGCTGAAGGGCGCGCGCCCGGCGGTCTATCACAACGATCATTCACGGCCGGAAAAGCCGGTGATCCGCTCGCTGGAGGAAGAGATCGGCAGGGTCGTGCGCGCCCGGGTCGTCAATCCGAAATGGATCGCCGGCGTGATGCGCCATGGCTACAAGGGCGCTTTCGAGATCGCCGCGACCGTCGACTACATGTTCGCTTTTGCCGCGACGACGGGCGCGGTGCGCGACCACCACTTCGAACTCGCCTATCACGCCTTCTTGGTGGATGAAGACGTTCGGGACTTCATGCGAGAGAAGAATGCGGAGGCGCTGAAGGAAACCTCAGCCCGCTTCATGGAAGCGATCGACCGCGGCATGTGGACGCCGAAAAGCAATTCCGCCAAGTTCGATCTGGCCAAACTCATGGAGGGTGCGTCGTGA
- a CDS encoding GFA family protein: MTKTRQGRCLCRAVRFETSGDPKWVSFCHCESCRRALSAPVAAFASFSEDQVRFTGAAPQTFRSSPDVERAFCGQCGSPIWYRHDDLHGDYHLLLAAFEDDHDWQIEKHDFYGEHLPWLVVGDTLPKED; encoded by the coding sequence GTGACGAAGACCAGACAAGGCCGCTGCCTTTGCCGGGCCGTGCGCTTCGAAACATCGGGCGATCCGAAATGGGTGTCCTTCTGCCATTGCGAATCCTGCCGCCGGGCGCTCTCGGCTCCCGTCGCCGCCTTCGCATCGTTTTCGGAAGATCAGGTGCGTTTCACCGGCGCCGCGCCGCAGACTTTCCGCTCTTCGCCTGACGTGGAGCGTGCCTTTTGTGGGCAGTGCGGATCACCCATCTGGTACCGCCACGACGATCTTCACGGTGACTATCACCTGCTTCTCGCCGCTTTCGAGGACGACCACGACTGGCAGATCGAGAAGCATGATTTCTATGGCGAGCATCTGCCCTGGCTCGTCGTCGGCGACACGTTGCCCAAAGAGGATTGA
- the cobO gene encoding cob(I)yrinic acid a,c-diamide adenosyltransferase: MAEKSEKLASLSEEELNARHAEKMKKKKAARDKIIATKTIEKGLTIVHTGKGKGKSTAAFGLVFRALGNGMKVGVVQFVKGKWGTGERNVLDKFPEQVTLATMGEGFTWETQDRARDIAAAQAAWEKAKAMILDDEHQMVLCDELNIVLRYDYLPLDEIIDVLKAKPEMKHVIITGRNAKDELIEFADLVTEMEMIKHPFRSGVKAQVGIEF, encoded by the coding sequence ATGGCTGAAAAGTCCGAGAAGCTGGCCAGTTTGAGCGAAGAAGAGCTCAATGCGCGCCACGCGGAGAAGATGAAGAAGAAGAAGGCCGCGCGCGACAAGATCATCGCCACCAAGACGATCGAGAAGGGGCTGACGATCGTCCACACCGGCAAGGGCAAGGGCAAGTCGACGGCCGCATTCGGCCTCGTCTTCCGCGCGCTCGGCAACGGCATGAAGGTCGGCGTCGTGCAGTTCGTCAAAGGCAAGTGGGGAACGGGCGAGCGCAACGTGCTCGACAAGTTCCCCGAGCAGGTGACGCTCGCCACTATGGGCGAGGGCTTCACCTGGGAAACGCAGGACCGCGCACGCGACATCGCGGCCGCCCAGGCGGCATGGGAAAAGGCGAAGGCGATGATCCTCGACGACGAGCATCAGATGGTCTTATGCGACGAGCTCAACATCGTGCTGCGCTACGATTATCTCCCGCTCGATGAGATCATCGACGTGCTCAAGGCGAAGCCTGAGATGAAGCACGTGATCATCACCGGACGGAACGCCAAGGACGAACTGATCGAATTTGCCGATCTCGTCACCGAAATGGAAATGATCAAGCACCCGTTCCGATCCGGCGTCAAAGCGCAGGTCGGCATCGAGTTCTGA
- a CDS encoding PQQ-dependent sugar dehydrogenase → MMKSSTYIRAIAASTALAFAAPVWAQVNETYYTGNGSIQVETVASGFGQPWGMVQLPDDTWLVTEKEGNLLLIGADGAPSEPISGAPEVDARGQGGLLDVALDPAFDENRLIYLSFAEPGPDGTNSTAVFKARLSDDGTALEEGEVIFSQQPKLPSTAHYGSRLVFDNDGLLYVTLGERSDAEFRGQAQDLDSHLGKVVRINTDGSVPEDNPFVDQAEALPEIFSYGNRNVQAAALNPETGVLWEIEHGPRGGDELNIIEAGNNYGWPLVTEGVEYSGDPINEGEATMEGVTDAILTWTPVIAPSGMIFYQGDAFPDWQGDIFVGGLASTALVHVAVDGDTATEEARYLEDLGLRIRDVAEGSDGSIYVLTDEANGQILRISPAD, encoded by the coding sequence ATGATGAAAAGTTCCACCTATATCCGCGCCATCGCAGCTTCGACGGCTCTCGCTTTCGCCGCTCCGGTCTGGGCGCAAGTGAACGAGACCTATTACACGGGCAATGGCTCGATCCAGGTCGAAACGGTTGCATCGGGCTTCGGTCAGCCGTGGGGCATGGTTCAGTTGCCGGACGACACCTGGCTCGTCACCGAAAAGGAAGGCAACCTTCTTCTGATCGGTGCCGATGGGGCGCCGTCGGAGCCGATTTCGGGCGCGCCGGAAGTGGATGCCCGCGGCCAGGGCGGTTTGCTCGATGTTGCGCTCGATCCCGCCTTCGACGAGAACCGGTTGATCTATCTGAGCTTTGCGGAGCCTGGCCCCGACGGCACCAACTCGACTGCCGTCTTCAAGGCGCGTCTGTCTGATGACGGCACTGCGCTCGAGGAAGGCGAGGTCATCTTCTCGCAGCAGCCGAAGCTGCCGAGCACCGCGCATTACGGCTCGCGTCTGGTCTTCGACAATGACGGCCTGCTCTACGTCACGCTCGGCGAACGATCCGACGCGGAGTTCCGCGGCCAGGCGCAGGATCTCGACAGCCATCTCGGCAAGGTCGTGCGCATCAACACCGATGGCAGCGTGCCGGAGGACAACCCGTTTGTCGATCAGGCCGAAGCGCTTCCGGAAATCTTCTCCTATGGCAACCGCAACGTGCAGGCCGCAGCGCTCAACCCCGAAACCGGCGTGCTTTGGGAGATCGAACATGGCCCGCGTGGCGGCGACGAACTGAACATCATCGAGGCCGGCAACAATTATGGTTGGCCGCTGGTGACCGAAGGCGTCGAATATTCGGGCGATCCGATCAATGAAGGTGAAGCGACGATGGAAGGTGTGACCGATGCGATCCTGACCTGGACGCCGGTCATTGCGCCCTCCGGCATGATCTTCTATCAGGGCGACGCCTTCCCTGACTGGCAGGGCGACATCTTCGTCGGCGGTCTGGCCTCGACGGCGCTCGTCCATGTCGCTGTCGATGGCGACACGGCCACGGAAGAGGCGCGCTACCTGGAAGATCTGGGCCTGCGTATTCGTGACGTCGCCGAAGGGTCGGATGGGTCGATCTATGTGCTGACCGACGAAGCCAACGGGCAGATCCTGCGCATTTCGCCTGCCGACTGA
- a CDS encoding TSUP family transporter, whose product MEDILSTATLILVLAAFLAGFIDAIAGGGGLITVPALLLAGVPPVESLGTNKLQSLFGSASATIAYSKKGHVDLKKQWRWAVYSFVGACAGALLATVMPGIVLATLLPVLLILIALYFAFKPDLNDVDRAERMRPALFGVLLVPLIGFYDGLFGPGTGSFFMLAFVALAGFGVLKATAHTKLLNFASNLGGFVVFALMGVVHWKIGLLMGVAQFAGARVGAGLAMKNGAKLIRPLLVLVCIALAVRLLMDADHPIRALIGY is encoded by the coding sequence TTGGAAGACATCTTATCCACAGCGACGTTGATCCTCGTGCTCGCCGCATTCCTTGCAGGTTTCATCGATGCCATCGCGGGCGGTGGCGGGCTGATCACCGTGCCGGCCTTGCTGCTGGCGGGCGTTCCGCCGGTTGAATCGCTCGGCACGAACAAGCTGCAATCGCTGTTCGGCTCGGCTTCCGCGACGATCGCCTACTCGAAGAAAGGCCATGTCGACCTGAAGAAGCAGTGGCGTTGGGCGGTCTATTCGTTCGTCGGCGCTTGCGCAGGCGCGCTTCTGGCAACCGTGATGCCCGGAATCGTGCTTGCAACGCTGCTGCCGGTACTGCTGATCCTGATCGCGCTGTACTTCGCCTTCAAGCCGGATCTCAACGACGTCGATCGTGCCGAACGCATGCGCCCAGCTCTCTTCGGCGTGCTTCTCGTTCCGCTGATCGGCTTTTATGACGGCCTGTTTGGACCGGGGACCGGATCGTTCTTCATGCTCGCCTTCGTGGCGCTCGCCGGCTTCGGCGTCCTGAAGGCGACGGCCCACACCAAGCTCTTGAACTTCGCATCCAATCTCGGCGGCTTCGTCGTCTTCGCCCTGATGGGCGTGGTCCATTGGAAGATCGGGCTTTTGATGGGTGTGGCGCAGTTTGCGGGTGCGCGGGTGGGCGCGGGTCTCGCGATGAAGAACGGGGCGAAGCTGATCCGCCCGCTTCTGGTACTTGTGTGCATCGCGCTTGCCGTGCGCCTGCTGATGGATGCCGACCATCCGATCCGGGCGTTGATCGGCTATTGA
- a CDS encoding TerB family tellurite resistance protein — protein sequence MKLLRNLGVALTHRRRRNRLARRLDPKPQIVAQMLLLFRTILADGIVREKEMNVFSDICGRQFGVLSEEMTALHSYLERWQRRDDAEAHIASLSQLPMEQRRRLVDLMTEIASVPGDGEAEPGVFNRQAQIFISDARTALGLSSQEWQPAPAQNHRKA from the coding sequence ATGAAACTGCTCCGCAATCTGGGAGTTGCGCTGACCCATCGCCGCCGGCGCAATCGACTCGCTCGCAGGCTCGATCCCAAACCGCAGATCGTGGCGCAGATGCTCCTGCTGTTTCGCACCATCCTGGCGGACGGGATCGTGCGCGAGAAGGAAATGAACGTCTTCTCCGACATCTGCGGCCGGCAGTTCGGCGTTCTGTCCGAAGAGATGACAGCGCTGCACAGCTATCTGGAGCGATGGCAGCGGCGCGACGACGCGGAAGCGCACATCGCCTCGCTGAGCCAATTGCCGATGGAGCAGCGGCGGCGTCTCGTCGACCTCATGACGGAGATCGCGTCCGTGCCTGGCGATGGAGAGGCGGAGCCCGGCGTATTCAACCGCCAAGCGCAGATATTCATTTCAGATGCCCGGACGGCCCTCGGTCTCTCGTCGCAGGAATGGCAGCCGGCACCTGCACAAAATCACCGGAAAGCCTGA
- a CDS encoding sirohydrochlorin chelatase has product MTALRADPSKETIGIMVCGHGSRNQNAAREFSTVAEGLRARYPGVPVEYGYLEFCNPVISAGLDSLRAQGATKILAVPGMLFAAGHAKNDIPSVLNTYQAEHRDVVIHYGRELGVDLKMIRAAGDRIAEAIAEADAAHGPVDRHETLLMVVGRGASDPDANSNVTKVMRMIWEGMGFGWGETCYSGVTFPLVEPGLDHAARLGYRRIVVFPYFLFTGVLVKRIYSYTDAVAERHPDIQFVKASYLNDHPLVLDTFQDRVQEILDGQALMNCQMCKYREQVLGFEAEVGLPQESHHHHVEGIGGGLENCPCKGDCDASCRDPEFCRIHGLPFTPVHSHAQPAALEPVGHVHEHGHHHHDHEHHHHHHHGHDHDHHHHHGSEHDHSHDHSHDHDHDHDHGHGHAHHHHPYPHADHPLGPRSMEKPKGTGGR; this is encoded by the coding sequence ATGACCGCCTTACGCGCTGACCCGTCCAAAGAAACGATCGGCATCATGGTCTGCGGCCATGGCAGCCGAAACCAGAATGCGGCGCGGGAATTCTCCACGGTCGCGGAGGGTCTGCGCGCGCGCTATCCGGGCGTGCCGGTCGAATACGGCTATCTCGAATTTTGCAATCCGGTGATCTCGGCCGGGCTTGATTCGCTGCGCGCTCAAGGGGCAACAAAGATTCTCGCCGTGCCCGGCATGCTGTTTGCGGCCGGCCACGCCAAGAATGACATTCCCTCCGTGCTCAACACCTATCAGGCGGAGCATCGCGACGTCGTCATCCATTATGGGCGCGAGCTCGGGGTCGATCTTAAGATGATCCGGGCTGCGGGCGACAGGATCGCAGAAGCCATTGCCGAGGCGGATGCCGCCCATGGACCAGTCGATCGCCATGAGACGCTGCTGATGGTCGTCGGCCGCGGCGCTTCCGATCCTGATGCCAATTCCAACGTCACCAAGGTGATGCGCATGATCTGGGAGGGCATGGGCTTCGGCTGGGGCGAGACCTGCTATTCGGGCGTTACGTTTCCGCTCGTGGAGCCCGGCCTCGATCACGCGGCTCGGCTCGGCTACCGCCGCATCGTCGTTTTTCCCTACTTCCTCTTCACCGGCGTGCTCGTGAAGCGGATCTACAGCTACACGGATGCGGTTGCGGAACGGCATCCGGACATCCAGTTCGTCAAGGCGTCCTATCTGAACGACCACCCGCTCGTGCTCGACACGTTCCAGGACCGCGTTCAGGAAATCCTCGACGGCCAGGCGCTGATGAATTGCCAGATGTGCAAATATCGCGAGCAGGTGCTGGGCTTCGAAGCGGAAGTCGGCCTGCCGCAGGAGAGCCACCACCACCATGTGGAAGGCATTGGCGGTGGGCTTGAAAACTGCCCCTGCAAGGGCGACTGCGACGCGTCATGCCGCGATCCGGAATTCTGCCGCATCCACGGCCTGCCGTTCACACCGGTGCACAGCCATGCGCAACCGGCCGCTCTGGAGCCTGTCGGGCACGTCCATGAGCACGGCCACCATCACCACGATCACGAGCATCATCACCATCACCATCATGGTCACGACCATGATCATCATCATCATCATGGGTCTGAGCACGATCACAGCCATGACCATTCTCACGACCACGACCACGACCACGATCATGGCCACGGGCATGCGCATCATCACCATCCCTATCCCCATGCGGATCATCCGCTGGGGCCGCGCTCCATGGAGAAGCCGAAGGGGACGGGCGGTCGCTGA